Below is a genomic region from Deinococcus koreensis.
CCTGCACTGGCATAACTGCTGATGCCATCCAGCTTCAGTGGTTCACGACTGGCATAGGCGAGGGCGGTGTGAACCCCTGCAGGGGCAACGGTCCGAAGCTCATAGAGCGCTCCCGGCGGCGGGAAGGTTACCGGCTGCCCAGCCTTCAAGGTGGGTGCGCCGTCTGGCAGCCGGTTGGGCAAGATCTGAGCAATCCTTCCCTCCGGGTCTTCGATGAACAGAGCCAGAAAGAGCGGTTCAGAGCCGTTCTGAAGGCCAATCTGGACACTGAGCGTCTGACCGATCGTCACTGGATTCGGGGTGGTCTGTACCGTCAGGGTGGGTGGTGCGCTGGGCTGGAGGCTGTCTCCAGGCCCGCAGCCGGTCAGGCCCAATACAGCGAGTGCGAGAGGC
It encodes:
- a CDS encoding DUF4384 domain-containing protein; this encodes MKTMLPLALAVLGLTGCGPGDSLQPSAPPTLTVQTTPNPVTIGQTLSVQIGLQNGSEPLFLALFIEDPEGRIAQILPNRLPDGAPTLKAGQPVTFPPPGALYELRTVAPAGVHTALAYASREPLKLDGISSYASAGATFATVNRQGKGSLEASLLSAVKVVNPGISQLTSFEVKAGVSTAP